One window from the genome of Vidua chalybeata isolate OUT-0048 chromosome 3, bVidCha1 merged haplotype, whole genome shotgun sequence encodes:
- the SAMD5 gene encoding sterile alpha motif domain-containing protein 5: MCTNIVYEWLKTLQLPQYAESFVDNGYDDLEVCKQIGDPDLDAIGVAVPHHRRRIHEAVRRLKEADERAAGLYFTLEPPPPPPVSAGRCPRRAGGPEEPRRGAAPRARPGGRRGAAGGGGLVAYPRLKLKIMIRDKLVRDGINLSKPPYSNKVRGSPPAAAPGGAVTVGCGGVAGRLGWRWGVQHSLVPPLPCTGAKFLQFCQWRFGGEYGRD, encoded by the coding sequence ATGTGCACCAACATAGTCTACGAGTGGCTGAAgaccctgcagctcccccagtACGCAGAGTCCTTCGTCGATAATGGCTACGACGACCTGGAGGTCTGCAAGCAGATCGGCGACCCGGACCTGGATGCCATCGGCGTGGCCGTGCCCCACCACCGGCGCCGAATCCACGAAGCCGTGCGGCGGCTGAAGGAGGCGGACGAAAGGGCGGCGGGGCTCTACTTCACCctggagccgccgccgccgccccccgtCTCCGCcgggcgctgcccccgccgGGCGGGGGGGCCGGAGGAGCcgcggcggggggcggcccccagggcccggcccggcgggcggcggggggcggccggTGGCGGAGGGCTGGTCGCCTACCCCAGGCTGAAGCTGAAGATCATGATCCGGGACAAGCTCGTCCGCGACGGCATCAACCTGAGTAAACCGCCCTACTCCAACAAGGTAAGAGGGtccccgccggccgccgcccCAGGAGGAGCCGTGACTGTCGGGTGTGGAGGAGTAGCGGGGCGGCTGGGCTGGAGATGGGGGGTCCAGCACAGCCTGGTCCCGCCTCTGCCATGTACCGGTGCTAAGTTTCTACAGTTTTGCCAATGGCGTTTTGGAGGGGAATATGGTAGAGATTGA